One genomic segment of Myxococcales bacterium includes these proteins:
- a CDS encoding DUF4131 domain-containing protein, with protein MESKGKSQLSTAISASRWNTYRPMLLLASSLATGAYSSRLIPSEFFGAMLVLGVASFISLIACAWFRWNFLASVSFALIASFAIGASASIHAQNSIGLDGISPDSSVSCLCEGVVSGVPQRRRNGCSADIDLKNCECAEMALSSVSGRARFFASRAKLLPQEGERVRFRCRFFDSDENDNPGKFEYGRFLGSRGIGATGMIYGQFEVIGEDSSILQRAINWARNNIAASIPTSISEERRGVIEAVALGKKDLFSGDLRREFSAAGISHIFAISGLHVGLVSAFIFFLIKISIGRISFLLLCMPVQRIAALATLPAIWSYVVITGYSISSIRAGIMITVYLFGMLVGRRQDLLNTLAIAVALILLIMPLSLFDISFQLSVTAVLGIAIFARRFEIFLKARCVGFFKSRWARRIASSLISTSSVTAAATIAVSPLVAYHFKIVTLLGFFTNIVAIPVAAFALVPAAFIASLVALFSQWLAAVIWHLVAIPAGALLSISNFSAEHGSWGILNFAPTALELSLLYLFLISISASDILKGRSMRFILPAFFALLLLGDALYWRVLPLFETRLRIYFFDVGEGQSALLRLPGGSDILVDGGGNSGENFDIGERIVAPALWSMGVHRLSAIVVTAPKVTRFKGLRYMIENFSPEEIIVGSASGPDADGAEFSSFLQWIKSEGNALKVLPAEVTREIRSGVGFEFINQMRDFGARRGEYSISLNIIHDEVNILMQGDSARAPVPSNALLFAASMGKYDVEKIERSIQRLDPDYVILSDERPRWVRPFVKDSWRYPEGIIKTDRDGMVEAVSDGSDISLRFPMRRSASRPVPFQRSRG; from the coding sequence ATGGAGTCGAAAGGGAAGTCTCAGCTCTCTACAGCGATATCTGCTTCGCGCTGGAATACATACCGGCCGATGCTCCTCCTCGCCTCGTCGCTCGCGACTGGCGCGTATAGTTCCAGACTCATACCCTCTGAATTTTTTGGTGCAATGCTGGTCCTTGGCGTTGCTTCATTTATATCGCTGATCGCGTGTGCGTGGTTCCGCTGGAATTTTTTGGCCTCAGTGTCTTTTGCCCTCATCGCATCCTTCGCCATCGGCGCATCCGCATCGATTCATGCGCAAAACTCAATCGGACTTGATGGGATTTCGCCGGATTCTAGCGTATCTTGTCTTTGCGAGGGGGTCGTTTCCGGAGTTCCACAGCGAAGGCGAAACGGATGCAGCGCCGATATAGATCTGAAGAACTGTGAATGTGCGGAGATGGCGCTTTCCTCTGTTTCTGGACGCGCGAGATTTTTCGCATCGAGGGCGAAGCTTCTTCCCCAAGAGGGAGAACGGGTGCGCTTCAGGTGCAGGTTTTTTGATTCGGATGAAAATGATAACCCCGGCAAATTCGAATACGGAAGATTTCTCGGTTCGCGTGGAATAGGTGCGACGGGCATGATCTACGGCCAGTTTGAAGTCATCGGCGAAGACAGCTCTATTTTACAGCGCGCGATTAACTGGGCCAGGAACAATATTGCGGCCTCCATACCCACATCTATTTCAGAGGAGCGCAGGGGCGTGATAGAGGCAGTAGCGCTTGGCAAGAAGGATCTCTTCAGCGGCGATTTGCGCCGCGAATTTTCGGCGGCGGGGATATCGCATATCTTCGCAATATCGGGTCTTCATGTGGGGCTTGTCTCGGCATTCATTTTTTTTCTCATAAAAATTTCTATCGGTAGGATTTCTTTTCTTTTGCTGTGCATGCCGGTTCAGAGAATTGCGGCGTTAGCTACGCTTCCTGCGATATGGTCGTATGTGGTGATAACAGGATATTCGATTTCATCGATTCGCGCCGGAATAATGATAACCGTCTATCTCTTTGGAATGCTTGTCGGGCGCAGGCAGGATCTCCTCAATACGTTGGCGATTGCGGTGGCGCTCATACTTCTCATTATGCCGCTTTCTCTCTTCGACATTTCCTTTCAGCTCTCAGTGACAGCGGTGTTGGGAATAGCCATCTTTGCCCGCCGCTTTGAGATTTTTTTGAAGGCGCGCTGCGTTGGGTTTTTCAAATCAAGATGGGCCCGCAGGATCGCCTCGTCCCTGATATCCACATCTTCGGTAACCGCTGCAGCCACGATAGCGGTTTCTCCGCTGGTTGCCTACCACTTCAAGATCGTAACACTTTTGGGTTTTTTTACAAATATAGTGGCAATTCCTGTTGCAGCCTTCGCGCTGGTTCCGGCTGCATTTATCGCATCGCTCGTGGCGCTATTTTCGCAATGGTTAGCTGCGGTGATCTGGCATCTCGTCGCGATTCCGGCGGGGGCTCTTCTCTCGATTTCAAATTTTTCCGCCGAGCACGGTTCGTGGGGGATCCTGAATTTCGCTCCCACCGCTTTGGAGTTGTCGCTCTTATATCTATTTCTGATATCCATAAGCGCATCCGATATTTTAAAAGGAAGATCGATGAGATTCATCCTGCCTGCGTTTTTTGCGCTCCTCCTTTTAGGCGATGCTCTATACTGGAGGGTGCTCCCTCTCTTTGAGACCCGTCTGCGGATTTATTTTTTCGACGTCGGGGAAGGGCAGTCGGCCTTGCTTCGTCTTCCGGGAGGAAGCGATATCCTAGTGGATGGAGGAGGCAATTCCGGGGAAAATTTCGACATAGGCGAGCGAATCGTTGCCCCGGCTCTCTGGTCGATGGGGGTTCATCGACTTTCTGCAATTGTTGTCACCGCTCCGAAGGTGACGCGCTTCAAGGGGCTTCGTTATATGATCGAAAATTTTTCGCCGGAGGAAATCATAGTCGGTTCGGCTTCCGGCCCCGATGCCGACGGTGCGGAATTTTCCTCCTTCCTGCAGTGGATAAAGTCGGAGGGCAATGCTCTTAAAGTTCTGCCTGCGGAAGTGACGCGCGAAATTCGTTCCGGAGTGGGGTTTGAATTCATAAACCAGATGCGCGACTTTGGCGCGAGACGCGGCGAATATTCCATATCCCTCAACATCATCCACGATGAGGTGAATATTCTGATGCAGGGAGATTCCGCCAGGGCCCCGGTTCCTTCCAATGCGCTTCTCTTTGCCGCTTCGATGGGGAAATACGATGTGGAAAAAATAGAGAGATCGATTCAGAGGCTCGATCCTGATTATGTTATTCTTTCAGACGAACGTCCGCGCTGGGTAAGGCCCTTCGTGAAGGATTCGTGGCGTTATCCGGAAGGGATTATAAAAACCGACAGGGATGGAATGGTTGAGGCGGTGAGCGACGGCAGCGACATCAGCCTGCGTTTTCCCATGAGACGAAGCGCCAGCCGACCGGTCCCCTTTCAACGGTCGCGTGGATGA
- a CDS encoding ABC transporter permease, giving the protein MKTLTSKIGAVLVAILIVAAIFAPWLAPHDPGKYNLDMAFAAPSLEYPLGNDADGRDILSRIIYGARISLGIGIVVTAVSMLLGSLIGVWSGYAGGIPDKIFIFFSDVFLAFPGFLFAIAIAAFLQPSIVNVIFILCLKGWVTFARLVRGQTMSLREREFVAAGRAIGAGKWRIYLRHLFPNMIGPILVNASFGMAGVIMVESSLSFLGLGVPVDAASWGVMLDQGTKYLLIAPHLSIYPGVAIMLVVLGFNFLGDGLRDALAPKNR; this is encoded by the coding sequence ATGAAAACTCTGACTTCAAAAATTGGTGCGGTGCTTGTCGCGATCCTGATCGTCGCAGCGATCTTCGCCCCGTGGCTCGCCCCTCACGATCCGGGCAAATACAATCTCGACATGGCCTTTGCAGCCCCGTCGCTGGAATATCCGCTCGGCAACGATGCCGATGGACGCGACATACTTTCGCGCATCATCTATGGCGCTCGCATATCCCTCGGGATAGGGATTGTGGTCACCGCAGTTTCCATGCTTCTGGGTAGCCTCATAGGGGTGTGGTCTGGATACGCCGGAGGTATCCCCGACAAAATTTTCATATTTTTTTCGGATGTTTTTCTGGCCTTCCCCGGCTTTCTCTTCGCGATAGCCATCGCCGCTTTTCTTCAGCCTTCGATCGTGAATGTGATCTTCATCCTCTGCCTGAAGGGATGGGTTACCTTTGCTCGCCTCGTGCGCGGCCAGACGATGTCACTCAGGGAGCGCGAGTTCGTCGCAGCAGGGAGGGCGATCGGCGCCGGAAAATGGCGCATCTATCTGAGGCACCTTTTCCCGAATATGATAGGTCCGATTCTCGTGAACGCCAGCTTCGGCATGGCGGGGGTGATAATGGTCGAGTCTTCGCTCTCCTTTCTTGGACTCGGTGTTCCCGTCGATGCCGCGAGCTGGGGGGTGATGCTCGATCAGGGGACGAAATATCTTTTGATAGCCCCGCATCTTTCGATATATCCCGGCGTGGCCATAATGCTCGTCGTGCTCGGTTTCAATTTTCTGGGGGACGGACTGCGCGACGCGCTCGCGCCGAAGAACAGATAG
- the dacB gene encoding D-alanyl-D-alanine carboxypeptidase/D-alanyl-D-alanine-endopeptidase has translation MSNRLKRTFVSGITLLSIAAASPLSAASSLNLNKALGNPGFSREGTAIAVIDAESGQPLAMHNQDIPLNPASCMKILTAAAALSSLGPNYRMKTSFYSDHEPTGGVINNLYVHGTGDPMLVSEEVWKAARDVRGVGIQKITGAIVIDDSFFDSHEFPRKNGNDGRAYAAKTSAAAVNFNAITIKVAPGDGAGAPAIVSVEPPVDYISIVNKVTTGGKYNVGISSSQNSHGETFLLTGSIPKNAGVQAIHRSISDPIKFAASALAFALRQNGVEVGSTVRHATVPQGAHLIARKNSKPMSELIRSMNKFSNNFIAEQIAKHMGAVRFGSPGSTSKGISVISEYMRSIGIPQESFSIENGSGLSDQTRITANALAQVLASAYSDFAIRPDLISSFAIMGVDGTTRNWKFADRVRGIARTKTGTLGGVSTLAGYVPMKSGKIAAFAILVNGLPKGADAAHRAEVEVVKMIAEATP, from the coding sequence ATGTCAAACAGACTCAAAAGAACATTCGTATCAGGGATAACCTTGCTATCGATTGCCGCCGCATCCCCACTCTCGGCGGCCAGTTCCTTGAACCTGAACAAGGCCCTCGGCAATCCGGGCTTCAGCAGGGAGGGAACCGCAATAGCTGTGATAGACGCCGAAAGCGGGCAACCATTGGCGATGCATAATCAGGATATCCCGCTAAACCCCGCCTCCTGTATGAAGATATTGACCGCAGCAGCCGCCCTATCTTCCCTCGGACCGAATTACAGGATGAAGACATCCTTCTATTCAGACCATGAACCCACAGGCGGGGTTATAAACAACCTCTACGTGCATGGTACGGGGGATCCGATGCTGGTCTCCGAGGAAGTTTGGAAAGCGGCGCGTGACGTCCGCGGCGTAGGAATCCAAAAGATCACCGGAGCGATCGTAATCGACGATTCATTCTTCGACTCGCACGAATTTCCCAGAAAGAACGGCAACGACGGCAGGGCCTACGCAGCCAAGACCTCCGCAGCCGCGGTGAACTTCAACGCGATAACGATCAAGGTGGCCCCCGGCGATGGCGCAGGCGCCCCTGCTATCGTAAGCGTGGAGCCGCCGGTCGACTACATCTCCATCGTAAACAAGGTGACGACGGGCGGAAAATACAATGTGGGGATATCCTCATCCCAAAATTCTCATGGAGAAACCTTCCTGCTTACGGGCTCGATTCCAAAAAACGCCGGAGTGCAGGCGATTCACAGAAGCATAAGCGACCCAATAAAATTCGCAGCATCAGCGCTGGCCTTTGCGCTTCGCCAAAATGGCGTCGAGGTGGGTTCAACGGTTCGCCACGCGACTGTTCCGCAGGGTGCGCATTTGATCGCCAGAAAGAATTCGAAGCCCATGTCGGAACTGATTCGCTCGATGAATAAGTTTTCCAATAATTTCATAGCTGAACAGATCGCCAAGCACATGGGAGCCGTGCGCTTCGGAAGCCCGGGCTCGACCTCCAAGGGGATCTCTGTGATATCGGAATACATGCGTTCCATTGGGATCCCACAGGAATCCTTCTCCATCGAAAACGGCTCCGGCCTCTCCGATCAGACTCGCATCACCGCAAACGCATTGGCACAGGTTCTCGCTTCGGCATATAGCGACTTCGCGATAAGGCCGGATCTAATATCCTCATTCGCGATCATGGGGGTCGATGGAACGACTCGCAATTGGAAATTTGCGGACAGGGTGCGAGGAATCGCAAGGACCAAGACCGGAACCCTCGGCGGAGTAAGCACGCTGGCCGGATACGTTCCCATGAAAAGTGGCAAAATAGCAGCATTTGCAATCCTCGTAAATGGACTCCCAAAGGGGGCCGATGCCGCGCACCGTGCGGAGGTTGAAGTGGTGAAGATGATAGCGGAGGCCACGCCGTGA
- a CDS encoding MGMT family protein yields MVWREIAKIPFGKTISYKELARRIGHPKSCRAVANACGANPHPVKIPCHRVIASDGSIGGFSLGIEKKIALLKKEGITFPQRRRSS; encoded by the coding sequence ATGGTATGGCGGGAGATCGCAAAAATTCCGTTCGGAAAGACGATCAGCTACAAAGAGCTCGCAAGGAGAATCGGTCACCCGAAAAGCTGTCGGGCTGTCGCCAACGCCTGCGGCGCAAATCCGCATCCTGTAAAAATACCCTGCCATCGGGTGATAGCGTCAGACGGATCCATAGGAGGATTTTCGCTCGGCATCGAAAAAAAGATCGCCCTTCTGAAAAAGGAAGGGATCACTTTCCCGCAGCGGCGGCGGAGCTCTTAG
- a CDS encoding ABC transporter permease yields MVLVYIIKRLLAALPVLLAVSTIVFFLIHAIPGDPVDLILGDNAIQADRAELIKNLHLDEPVAKQYGRFLAGLFTGDLGNSIYDKRPVTSYIRDRFGSTFILSVCAMFVAVAIAIPAGILAAVKKGTFWDQSAMFVSLFGISIPNFWLGPVLILIFSVKLGWLPISGRESLSSLILPSVTLGAALAAMLSRLTRSSMIEEISREYVTTARAKGLSECRVIFKHALRNALNPIITIIGLQTAALLAGTIITEKIFNWPGLGMLLLDSIARRDYPVVQGCIIVISFAYVLINTATDVFYKVADPKVRI; encoded by the coding sequence ATGGTCCTTGTGTACATCATAAAAAGACTGCTCGCCGCGCTGCCTGTTCTTCTGGCGGTCTCGACTATCGTCTTCTTTCTCATCCACGCAATCCCCGGAGATCCGGTCGATCTGATACTCGGGGATAACGCGATCCAGGCCGATCGTGCGGAGCTCATCAAAAATCTCCATCTCGATGAGCCTGTTGCAAAGCAGTACGGAAGATTTTTGGCAGGGCTTTTTACTGGCGACCTCGGCAATTCGATCTACGACAAGCGTCCTGTTACATCCTATATCCGCGACCGCTTCGGTTCCACCTTCATCCTTTCGGTCTGTGCGATGTTCGTGGCAGTAGCAATAGCGATTCCTGCAGGCATCCTTGCTGCGGTGAAGAAGGGGACCTTCTGGGACCAGTCGGCCATGTTCGTATCTCTCTTCGGAATATCGATTCCGAACTTCTGGTTGGGGCCGGTTCTGATACTTATCTTTTCGGTGAAGCTAGGCTGGCTTCCTATCTCCGGGCGCGAGAGCCTTTCATCCCTGATACTTCCATCCGTAACGCTTGGCGCTGCGCTAGCTGCCATGCTTTCGAGACTGACGCGCTCCTCGATGATAGAGGAGATCTCTCGCGAATACGTGACCACCGCGCGCGCGAAGGGGCTCTCCGAATGCAGGGTCATCTTCAAGCACGCCCTTCGGAATGCCTTGAATCCGATAATCACAATAATCGGATTGCAGACCGCAGCCCTTCTGGCAGGGACGATAATCACGGAGAAGATATTCAACTGGCCGGGGCTTGGAATGCTTCTGCTGGATTCTATTGCAAGGCGAGATTATCCGGTGGTGCAAGGGTGTATCATAGTTATTTCCTTTGCGTACGTTTTGATAAATACGGCGACGGATGTATTTTACAAGGTTGCGGATCCGAAGGTGAGGATATAA
- a CDS encoding transglycosylase SLT domain-containing protein: MSKERSSRILHGFISACLVAAVAAFIILAIPDHLGRAGIGAGSATKKNFPSAKNLSSIVDLEKEKQAAEVKIENPSGQLAYFKPEQVPIPPGQDAQAQDLTLTDPNQSPDVAGGSGAAVDDSSFGNAVPIEPEPTETFQGVPDNFVPVAEDTPRGSSITLVTYPRSSLAIHEPPAHVLRRSKKEYSWIFTPPELEKDVAFWKAIYSRYDKNQVVLHHPIYLDIIYDVVDLGYIEGDMRLSELEKQHKKEKLIEEKRERIVSILEMLAQNQRLSSSLNDEEWRIKKLFDNVGDPKKFQRAAEEFGVRAQIGQRDKFIAGLKYSGRYLGEIERIYEESGMPRELSRLIFVESMFNLKAKSSVGASGIWQFMPQTGKLYLRMNKIVDERNDPIAATHASIKLLRHNYNELGTWPLAINAYNAGRGRLKQAVQTLGTKDIAKIVKNFKHRAYGFASRNFFPEYLAALEVAENPEKYFGPISYDDPLRFEMVRTAYHISLPSVAGVSGIPLEELLELNPGFSSKVISGDQLIPIAYPIKVPEGKGSIFIAAAARAPKSQRGSIRHVVAPNETVNSIAWMYGIDPTRIRQANANIRRNPSKGEIIVIPFD; encoded by the coding sequence GTGAGCAAAGAGAGGTCTTCAAGAATACTGCATGGATTCATCTCCGCATGCCTTGTGGCAGCGGTTGCGGCGTTCATAATCCTGGCGATTCCGGACCACCTTGGACGCGCGGGAATAGGCGCCGGTTCCGCGACGAAGAAAAATTTTCCCTCGGCGAAAAATCTCTCATCTATCGTCGATCTTGAAAAGGAGAAACAGGCGGCTGAAGTAAAGATTGAAAATCCATCCGGACAGCTCGCCTATTTCAAACCTGAGCAGGTCCCGATCCCTCCGGGTCAGGATGCACAGGCGCAGGATTTGACATTGACGGATCCCAATCAGTCTCCAGACGTGGCGGGAGGTAGCGGCGCAGCTGTCGATGACAGCAGCTTTGGAAATGCTGTACCGATTGAGCCGGAACCGACCGAAACCTTTCAGGGAGTCCCCGACAACTTCGTACCGGTTGCGGAGGATACTCCCAGAGGTTCATCCATAACGCTCGTCACGTACCCAAGATCCAGCCTGGCGATTCACGAGCCGCCCGCGCACGTTCTCAGAAGATCTAAGAAAGAATATTCCTGGATCTTCACACCGCCTGAGTTGGAAAAGGATGTGGCATTCTGGAAGGCGATCTATTCCCGATACGACAAGAACCAGGTCGTCCTGCATCATCCCATCTATCTCGATATCATCTATGATGTCGTAGATCTGGGATATATCGAAGGGGACATGCGCCTCTCGGAGCTGGAAAAACAGCACAAAAAGGAAAAACTCATCGAGGAAAAGCGCGAACGAATAGTTTCCATACTGGAAATGCTGGCTCAAAACCAGCGCCTCTCATCCTCTCTAAACGACGAGGAGTGGAGAATCAAAAAGCTCTTTGACAATGTGGGTGATCCGAAAAAATTCCAACGCGCCGCGGAGGAGTTTGGAGTTCGCGCCCAGATTGGACAGCGCGACAAATTTATCGCCGGGCTAAAATATTCAGGGCGATACCTCGGAGAGATCGAAAGAATATACGAAGAAAGCGGAATGCCCCGCGAACTGAGCAGACTCATCTTCGTCGAATCGATGTTCAATCTGAAGGCGAAGAGCTCCGTCGGAGCCAGTGGAATATGGCAGTTCATGCCACAGACCGGAAAATTATATCTGAGAATGAACAAGATAGTCGATGAGAGAAACGACCCGATCGCGGCGACGCACGCTTCTATCAAGCTGCTCAGGCACAATTACAATGAGCTCGGCACGTGGCCACTGGCCATAAACGCCTACAACGCGGGCAGAGGGCGCCTCAAACAGGCCGTCCAGACGCTTGGCACCAAAGACATCGCGAAGATCGTAAAAAATTTCAAACACCGCGCGTACGGCTTCGCATCGAGGAATTTTTTCCCGGAATATCTGGCTGCACTGGAGGTAGCCGAAAACCCGGAAAAGTACTTCGGGCCCATATCATATGACGACCCTCTTCGCTTTGAGATGGTGAGAACCGCATATCACATATCGCTTCCCAGCGTGGCCGGCGTCTCCGGCATACCGCTGGAAGAACTTCTGGAACTGAACCCCGGATTCAGCTCGAAGGTAATATCGGGCGACCAACTCATCCCCATCGCTTATCCGATTAAGGTGCCCGAGGGGAAGGGATCGATATTCATTGCAGCGGCGGCGAGGGCCCCAAAGAGTCAGCGGGGATCCATAAGGCACGTAGTGGCCCCCAACGAAACGGTAAATTCGATAGCTTGGATGTACGGCATCGACCCTACGAGGATACGGCAGGCCAATGCGAATATACGAAGAAACCCATCCAAGGGAGAGATCATAGTCATCCCTTTCGACTGA
- a CDS encoding ABC transporter substrate-binding protein yields the protein MMRPLSLRFGLLVCLISMILSFSCSRSAETDFTLRVGIPNGPVTLDTRLATDSYGIMISRLIGDGLFKLTPNFEVVPNLVESYEQPSETIYIFRIREGVKFHNGLPLTAEDVEYTYKSILGSELNSPFKGAFDRVKAMEVLSPTSIRIELKEPYAPFLTVLGIGIVPKKTASEMGEGFGTAPVGTGPYKLIRFVSDSIVELEANAEYYGEIPKTRKLTFDVIKDDNVRILKLMKGEIDLVQNGIPPMLIDKILEDPAIKMKSDTSVVVTYLGFNLSDPILKNGLVRGAIAHAIDRDAIIGHRFKGLAVKANSILAPENWAYNSELRGYDFDPSQAKRMLDEAGFPDPDGDGPGKRFVIVYKTSTVKERIDIAQMIAHQLGDVGIGVRVEPYEWGKFYGDIRKGNFQMYSLSWSLLTEPDMFYDICHTSQLAPKGVNRNRYSDPEVDDLVLLGRVTMDRARRKEIYARVQQILLQDLPYLPLWYEKNVVLYRDNLIGVTLRPDGDLHTLVGVEKKKR from the coding sequence ATGATGAGGCCTCTCTCGTTACGGTTTGGACTTCTGGTCTGCCTGATCTCGATGATCCTCTCCTTCTCCTGCTCGCGCTCCGCCGAAACGGATTTCACGCTTAGGGTAGGTATTCCAAACGGCCCGGTAACTCTCGACACGAGGCTTGCCACGGACTCGTACGGGATAATGATCTCCCGTCTCATCGGCGACGGGCTCTTCAAGCTCACCCCAAACTTCGAAGTCGTCCCCAATCTGGTCGAAAGCTACGAGCAGCCGAGCGAGACGATCTACATCTTTCGTATCAGGGAAGGGGTGAAGTTTCATAACGGACTTCCTCTGACCGCGGAGGATGTGGAGTATACTTACAAGTCGATACTGGGAAGCGAGCTCAACTCCCCATTCAAAGGGGCCTTCGACAGGGTCAAGGCTATGGAGGTGCTGTCGCCGACATCGATCAGGATAGAACTCAAGGAGCCCTATGCGCCATTTCTGACCGTTCTGGGAATAGGAATCGTCCCGAAAAAGACCGCTTCTGAGATGGGCGAGGGCTTCGGGACCGCCCCCGTCGGCACTGGCCCGTACAAGCTCATTCGATTCGTTTCCGATTCCATAGTGGAGCTTGAGGCCAACGCCGAATATTACGGCGAGATTCCCAAAACCAGGAAGCTGACCTTCGACGTCATCAAGGATGACAATGTCAGAATCCTCAAGCTCATGAAAGGGGAGATAGATCTGGTACAGAACGGAATTCCGCCGATGCTTATCGATAAGATTCTGGAAGACCCCGCTATAAAGATGAAATCGGATACGAGCGTCGTTGTTACCTATCTCGGGTTCAACCTTTCCGATCCCATTCTCAAAAACGGGCTCGTTCGGGGGGCGATAGCGCATGCCATAGACAGGGATGCGATAATAGGGCATCGTTTCAAGGGGCTCGCGGTGAAAGCCAACTCGATACTCGCGCCGGAGAACTGGGCATATAACAGCGAGCTTAGGGGGTACGACTTCGATCCCTCGCAGGCGAAGAGGATGCTGGACGAGGCCGGTTTTCCGGATCCGGATGGAGATGGCCCCGGGAAGCGCTTTGTAATCGTGTACAAGACCTCGACGGTAAAGGAGCGCATCGACATAGCACAGATGATAGCGCATCAGCTTGGCGATGTCGGCATCGGAGTTCGCGTCGAGCCTTACGAGTGGGGAAAATTCTACGGTGATATCAGAAAGGGAAATTTTCAGATGTATTCGCTCTCATGGTCGCTGCTCACCGAGCCCGATATGTTCTATGACATCTGCCACACCTCCCAGCTCGCTCCAAAGGGAGTCAACAGGAACAGGTATAGCGATCCTGAGGTGGACGATCTGGTGCTCCTCGGAAGGGTGACGATGGATCGCGCCAGGCGCAAGGAGATCTATGCGCGGGTGCAGCAAATCCTCTTGCAGGATCTTCCATACCTTCCGCTCTGGTACGAGAAAAATGTGGTGCTTTACAGGGATAATCTCATCGGCGTAACGCTTCGTCCCGATGGCGACCTGCATACGCTTGTAGGGGTGGAGAAGAAAAAAAGGTGA
- the nagZ gene encoding beta-N-acetylhexosaminidase: MRQEAGQLMMVGVPGTAMTVELAQFMRRVRPAGVILFSRNVKSLSQLRSFIADLRSEGGNDLIISVDEEGGRVRRLVSPFPKLPPAAEYENMREPRASVKQLVSKAACEMAKLGIDLDFAPVLDVATNPKNPAIGDRAFSASAAVVADLGAEFIRALEQNGVGACGKHFPGHGDTDLDSHLALPVLRHSRARFDECELIPFHVAARMGVASIMTAHILVPALDPKFPASISKSIVTGLLRNEIGYRGLILTDDLEMKGISDSHPPEKSASMAISAGNDAVLVCSGDLVLENRVFDSISGAISSGELMRQQVESSISRIDEFRSRFSSSHESR; the protein is encoded by the coding sequence ATGCGACAGGAGGCCGGACAGCTGATGATGGTCGGAGTACCTGGCACCGCGATGACCGTGGAACTTGCCCAGTTTATGCGGCGAGTCCGTCCTGCGGGAGTCATCCTCTTTTCAAGGAATGTGAAATCCCTTTCACAGCTGCGCAGTTTTATAGCCGACCTTCGCAGTGAGGGGGGAAATGACCTCATCATCTCAGTGGATGAGGAGGGGGGAAGGGTGCGTCGGCTGGTCTCCCCCTTTCCTAAGCTTCCCCCTGCCGCCGAATATGAAAATATGAGAGAGCCGCGCGCCTCCGTAAAGCAACTCGTTTCGAAGGCGGCCTGTGAAATGGCGAAGCTCGGGATCGATCTCGATTTTGCGCCCGTTCTCGACGTGGCGACAAATCCGAAAAATCCGGCGATAGGGGATCGCGCCTTTTCTGCGAGTGCCGCCGTGGTCGCCGATCTCGGTGCTGAATTCATTCGCGCCCTCGAGCAAAATGGAGTGGGGGCCTGCGGCAAGCACTTTCCGGGGCATGGGGATACCGACCTCGACTCCCATTTGGCGCTCCCCGTTCTCAGGCACTCGCGCGCGCGCTTTGATGAATGCGAGCTTATTCCATTTCATGTTGCCGCAAGGATGGGGGTTGCTTCAATCATGACCGCTCATATCCTCGTTCCTGCGCTGGATCCGAAATTTCCCGCTTCGATATCGAAGTCGATCGTAACCGGCCTCCTTAGAAACGAGATCGGATACCGCGGGCTGATCCTCACCGATGACCTCGAGATGAAGGGGATTTCGGACAGCCATCCCCCTGAGAAGTCCGCTTCGATGGCGATTTCGGCCGGAAATGACGCCGTGCTGGTCTGTTCCGGAGACCTTGTGCTGGAGAACCGTGTTTTCGATTCCATTTCGGGCGCGATTTCATCCGGCGAGCTCATGCGGCAACAGGTCGAGTCATCGATCTCACGCATAGATGAATTTCGCTCCCGATTTTCCTCCAGTCACGAGTCACGGTAG